In the Candidatus Nitrosotalea sinensis genome, one interval contains:
- a CDS encoding glycosyltransferase, with translation MNSIQKEIRSKTKSLSIVIPTYNESKNIVKILDSLRVALTRDMNAEVIVVDDNSPDGTSKTVEEYANSKNPEYPIHIVRRENKRGLSSAIVTGIEHAKGDAVVVMDSDMSHPPQTIPKMVEELQNPDCDIVVASRYVEGGSVSGWPFKRKLISKGATKIAQHGLGIKIKDPMSGFFAFKKHIVNNIKFDAIGYKVLLEILVKAKDAKVKEIPYNFIDRTTGKSKLDLAVSVAYLQSVWKLYRYGKSVKTNERRASVHFLSKAGRFYTVGASGLLVNYIVSFLFGAVLSNLWYLYATMIGIVFSMSTNFILNKVWTFEDRTFEPKKTLIQYGLFLGFSGIGAVFQLLMVYGLVELRHVNYSIALFLAVAVASVGNFLLNKKWTFQEKVWS, from the coding sequence ATGAATTCAATCCAGAAAGAGATACGTTCTAAAACCAAGTCTCTTTCCATAGTAATTCCGACTTACAATGAGTCAAAAAACATCGTAAAGATCCTTGATTCTTTGCGTGTTGCCCTTACACGAGATATGAACGCAGAAGTAATAGTAGTTGATGATAATTCTCCTGATGGTACTAGCAAAACTGTAGAAGAATATGCCAACTCAAAAAACCCTGAATATCCAATCCATATAGTACGCCGTGAAAATAAACGAGGTCTCAGCTCTGCTATTGTAACTGGCATAGAGCATGCAAAAGGTGATGCAGTTGTTGTAATGGATAGTGACATGTCACATCCTCCACAAACAATACCAAAAATGGTTGAAGAACTACAGAATCCTGATTGTGATATAGTTGTAGCCTCCAGATACGTTGAAGGAGGTTCTGTTTCAGGATGGCCGTTTAAACGAAAACTGATCAGTAAAGGTGCAACTAAAATCGCTCAACATGGGCTTGGCATAAAAATTAAAGATCCAATGTCAGGATTTTTTGCATTCAAAAAACACATTGTAAACAACATAAAGTTTGATGCAATAGGATACAAAGTACTTCTTGAAATCCTCGTAAAAGCAAAAGATGCCAAAGTAAAAGAGATCCCTTACAACTTTATCGATCGCACCACCGGAAAAAGCAAACTGGATCTAGCAGTAAGTGTGGCATATCTGCAATCTGTATGGAAGTTGTACAGGTATGGAAAATCTGTCAAGACAAATGAGAGACGTGCATCAGTTCACTTTCTCTCAAAGGCTGGACGCTTCTATACTGTGGGAGCCTCTGGACTTCTTGTAAACTATATTGTATCATTTCTATTTGGCGCTGTATTGTCAAATCTTTGGTATCTATATGCAACAATGATCGGAATTGTCTTCTCAATGAGTACCAATTTCATTTTGAATAAAGTCTGGACATTTGAAGATAGAACATTTGAGCCAAAAAAAACCCTTATCCAATATGGATTATTCTTAGGATTTAGTGGAATAGGAGCAGTATTCCAATTGTTGATGGTATATGGTCTTGTTGAGCTACGACATGTGAATTACTCGATAGCCTTGTTCTTGGCAGTTGCCGTAGCTTCTGTAGGAAACTTTTTGCTAAACAAGAAATGGACATTCCAGGAAAAAGTTTGGAGCTAA
- a CDS encoding uroporphyrinogen-III synthase has protein sequence MIQGKVIAITRSKEDSTEFTTLISKAKAKAISLPTIELVSKGNGMVDEFLDAIKKDDPDYSVFMSSKAVTLLFDTAKKISKYEKLRLAVTNTTVIAVGPKTKAALESQGIRVAHMPERFSSVGVGEVFTFLNADGKKVIVPRSGASTPFLAQLLEKIGLQVKEIYLYDVKSSSALSYWTEFKTLFSQNKVDGIIFTSASSVRAFFDIMSSDMDEKTLQSHLGKTISLAIGPFTADELKKFGVKPLTADVHTVQGAVEAIKSCFC, from the coding sequence TTGATTCAAGGCAAAGTAATAGCAATAACTAGATCCAAGGAAGATTCTACAGAATTTACAACTCTAATATCTAAAGCTAAAGCTAAAGCAATCTCGCTGCCTACTATCGAACTTGTAAGTAAAGGAAATGGTATGGTGGACGAGTTTTTAGATGCGATAAAAAAAGATGACCCTGACTATTCTGTATTTATGAGCTCAAAAGCTGTAACACTCTTGTTTGACACTGCAAAAAAAATTTCCAAATATGAAAAACTACGACTTGCTGTTACAAATACTACTGTAATAGCAGTAGGTCCAAAAACCAAAGCTGCTCTTGAATCCCAAGGTATACGAGTAGCACATATGCCTGAAAGATTTTCTTCAGTGGGAGTAGGTGAAGTTTTTACTTTTCTCAATGCTGATGGAAAAAAAGTAATTGTTCCAAGAAGTGGAGCATCTACTCCATTTCTTGCACAGCTCTTAGAAAAGATCGGTCTTCAAGTAAAAGAAATCTATCTCTATGATGTAAAATCATCTAGTGCTCTATCTTATTGGACTGAATTCAAAACTCTATTTTCACAAAACAAAGTTGATGGAATAATTTTCACCAGTGCCTCATCAGTAAGGGCATTTTTTGATATCATGTCATCCGATATGGATGAGAAGACGCTTCAAAGTCATCTTGGGAAGACAATTTCTCTTGCTATAGGACCTTTTACTGCAGATGAGCTTAAAAAATTTGGAGTAAAACCGTTGACTGCTGATGTCCACACGGTGCAAGGTGCTGTAGAGGCCATAAAAAGTTGCTTTTGTTAA